The Nerophis ophidion isolate RoL-2023_Sa linkage group LG07, RoL_Noph_v1.0, whole genome shotgun sequence genome contains a region encoding:
- the ccdc43 gene encoding coiled-coil domain-containing protein 43 isoform X3 translates to MAAAVADAGEFESWLNERLDSLEADREVYGTYILGVLQEEESDEDKWDALQGILSAFLGDDTLEEVCKQIIDQWADFCSRSANKKDAGDVEVQAIASMMEKQAQIVVRQKEVTEESKKRKEALLAQYANVTDGEEYPQRLATFTMGKTRSLQKPSPDKRSPCSRTPTRWRS, encoded by the exons ATGGCGGCGGCGGTAGCCGACGCCGGCGAGTTTGAAAGTTGGCTAAATGAGCGCCTGGACTCGCTGGAAGCAGACCGGGAGGTGTACGGAACATACATATTGGGGGTGCTGCAAGAGGAGGAAAGTGACGAGGATAAATGGGACGCGCTTCAAGGGATTTTATCCGCATTTCTG GGTGACGACACCTTGGAGGAGGTCTGCAAACAAATCATCGACCAGTGGGCGGACTTCTGCAGCCGCTCAGCAAACAAGAAGGACGCTGGAGACG TCGAGGTCCAGGCCATCGCCAGCATGATGGAGAAACAAGCCCAGATTGTAGTGAGACAGAAAGAAGTGACGGAGGAGTCCAAAAAGAGGAAAGAGGCCCTCCTGGCGCAGTACGCCAACGTGACGGACGGAGAGGAATATCCTCAACGTTTAGCGACATTTACTATG GGGAAGACGAGGAGTCTCCAAAAGCCATCGCCGGACAAGAGAAGT